From the genome of bacterium, one region includes:
- a CDS encoding M6 family metalloprotease domain-containing protein, protein MKSSPALLIPVAAIFAVPVLLPCHAFALEPPKPGMIERMKREGTYAEALENAKRLGNWEAKVPKRGALEIAALSPREIADGILANLGRSLDGKSASEIGRSTSRELSYIEYDLNHDRVVDERDLLVLGFEMPRDTAVLPSIGTVKMFCLPIEFPNYPHYFTEEQFDDVLYGDGDPGAPYIGLRQYYLEQSYGQLQITGDVFSWHMASRTRDYYHPDQNEGLPTDGERQRELIIEALTAADDAGVDFSQYDNDKDGLVDGFTILWTGPNGDWATYWWGFAMWMGGFSLDGVEFGSYSWQPERWYYFGEEPPLPEVWDPGTVIHETGHGLGLPDYYDYDDSVGERGGVGGLDMMGGWGGHCCFSKYMLGWLSPTITFTNLPGEQLDKVIANPDAVLAMPWFDGVTPWAEYFMIENRQAEGSDAGYPNSGLLIWHIDARVDEGGGTRYNNSYTDHKYIKLMEADGLDEIENGGGANAGDYYTEGTSLSPVTYPNSNDYSGAPTGITVNNISPAGAVMTADILLYPDSAPSVAITSPGPGDTVSGGEVISVDAADDDSISKVELFIDGEWTADLTSAPYNYAWNTRVEFNKSVEITARAFDGNGQSASDTIFVTVDNAGVTTLSDDFESGLFKWKILNAPREPGGQYTAWDTRTSPGDPAPLGAGNEAWVRPYGGADTWHNANKDKLRSQRVDISGFTNRIHMKFFYRSRDTFEVYATTDEGATWRLVDRVQPNWGWTLWNRTFELQGTGAYIELRYTGSVHPTADAGLGANIDDFMLREAPSDPPTAAITSHIEGDVISGDATFTADASDDNAVERVYFYLHDWLVSTDEDAPWEYTRNTLDDDNHPNIVLKVISEDNDGLPSEPASISLKWKNDRPYPIFDDLEGGTDNWGYGSDGIAPDWRPVTTDSHSAPTSFGYEAPFGQYNSEGLWYSGLTPAAGRQCVDLAGDAVDDPVLAYWFKADLPDGFGGGLYLYNTWEGYMWIGGWANDRPDWYQELFPLNNYKGYSGALCWWAWGNDQTNGIGAWLDDVEINNRSVVLKWPVVEQASMNPSGIFGKITNQYSATFSVSGLTYVERVEYRLDYAPLGREDEYDQLFQISDEPFGVTFSVGNNALPNQRAQVVVTAFNSNGDSSIPISLPFWLYNLVGDTNGDGTVGEGDLDGFSDVLFLTSADTGFNPLFDCNADGVIDERDAGQIGYRWGETL, encoded by the coding sequence ATGAAATCCTCCCCTGCCCTTCTTATTCCGGTTGCCGCGATTTTCGCTGTTCCGGTTTTGTTGCCATGCCATGCTTTTGCGCTTGAGCCGCCCAAGCCCGGAATGATCGAGCGGATGAAGCGCGAAGGTACTTACGCCGAGGCGCTCGAAAACGCGAAAAGGCTCGGCAATTGGGAAGCAAAAGTACCCAAGCGCGGCGCGCTCGAAATCGCTGCATTGAGTCCTCGCGAAATCGCCGACGGAATACTCGCCAATCTCGGCCGCTCGCTCGACGGCAAATCCGCGAGCGAAATCGGCCGCAGCACGTCGCGCGAGCTTTCGTACATCGAATACGACCTTAATCACGACCGCGTCGTGGACGAACGCGACCTGCTGGTTCTCGGATTCGAAATGCCAAGGGACACTGCGGTCCTCCCCTCAATCGGTACGGTCAAGATGTTCTGCCTGCCGATTGAATTCCCCAATTACCCGCATTATTTCACCGAAGAGCAGTTCGACGACGTGCTTTACGGCGACGGCGATCCCGGCGCGCCGTACATAGGCCTGCGACAGTATTATTTGGAGCAGAGCTACGGCCAGCTTCAGATAACGGGCGATGTTTTTTCCTGGCATATGGCCAGCCGGACACGCGACTATTACCATCCCGATCAAAACGAAGGATTGCCGACCGACGGGGAGCGCCAGCGCGAGCTCATTATCGAAGCGCTGACCGCGGCGGACGACGCGGGCGTGGATTTTTCGCAGTACGACAACGACAAGGACGGCCTGGTGGACGGGTTCACGATTCTCTGGACCGGGCCAAACGGCGATTGGGCGACTTACTGGTGGGGATTCGCGATGTGGATGGGCGGATTTTCGCTGGACGGCGTCGAATTCGGAAGCTACTCATGGCAGCCGGAGCGATGGTACTACTTCGGTGAGGAGCCGCCGCTTCCGGAAGTGTGGGATCCCGGAACCGTCATTCACGAAACCGGCCACGGACTTGGGCTGCCCGATTATTACGACTACGATGATTCGGTGGGCGAGCGCGGCGGAGTGGGCGGGCTCGACATGATGGGCGGCTGGGGCGGGCATTGCTGCTTCAGCAAATATATGCTCGGCTGGCTTTCCCCAACGATCACGTTCACGAATCTGCCGGGAGAGCAGCTGGACAAAGTGATTGCAAATCCGGACGCGGTGCTTGCGATGCCATGGTTCGACGGCGTGACGCCGTGGGCCGAATATTTCATGATCGAAAACAGGCAGGCCGAAGGCTCGGACGCAGGGTATCCAAACAGCGGTCTTCTGATATGGCATATAGATGCGCGCGTCGACGAAGGGGGGGGAACGCGTTACAACAACTCGTACACCGACCACAAGTACATCAAGCTTATGGAGGCGGACGGACTGGATGAAATCGAAAACGGTGGGGGAGCGAACGCCGGCGATTATTACACGGAAGGAACTTCGTTATCGCCGGTCACTTATCCCAATTCCAACGACTACTCCGGCGCGCCCACCGGAATCACGGTCAACAACATTTCTCCCGCCGGCGCGGTGATGACGGCAGACATTCTTTTGTATCCGGATTCCGCGCCGTCGGTCGCTATTACTTCTCCGGGGCCGGGAGATACCGTAAGCGGCGGAGAAGTGATTTCAGTAGATGCGGCGGACGACGATTCGATTTCAAAAGTCGAGCTTTTCATCGACGGCGAATGGACCGCGGACCTGACTTCCGCGCCGTACAACTACGCATGGAACACGCGTGTCGAGTTCAACAAATCGGTTGAAATCACCGCGCGCGCATTCGACGGGAACGGCCAGTCCGCATCCGACACGATTTTCGTGACCGTGGACAACGCCGGGGTGACAACGCTTTCCGACGATTTCGAAAGCGGTTTATTCAAGTGGAAAATCCTCAACGCTCCGCGCGAACCCGGCGGGCAATACACCGCATGGGACACGCGAACCAGCCCCGGCGATCCCGCGCCGCTCGGCGCCGGCAACGAGGCTTGGGTGCGCCCGTACGGCGGAGCAGACACCTGGCACAATGCTAACAAGGACAAGCTGCGCAGCCAGCGCGTCGACATATCCGGATTCACGAACCGGATACACATGAAATTTTTCTACCGATCGCGCGATACGTTCGAGGTTTACGCGACCACCGACGAAGGCGCGACCTGGCGGCTTGTGGACAGGGTGCAGCCAAACTGGGGATGGACGCTCTGGAACCGCACTTTCGAATTGCAAGGCACCGGCGCATACATAGAGCTGAGGTACACCGGCTCGGTGCATCCGACCGCGGACGCGGGGCTTGGAGCGAACATAGACGATTTCATGCTCCGGGAAGCGCCGAGCGATCCGCCTACCGCGGCCATCACAAGCCACATCGAAGGCGACGTCATTTCAGGCGATGCAACCTTCACCGCGGACGCATCGGACGACAACGCTGTCGAGCGCGTGTATTTCTATCTGCACGACTGGCTGGTTTCCACTGATGAAGATGCTCCCTGGGAATACACTCGAAATACACTTGACGACGACAACCATCCGAATATCGTCCTGAAGGTGATTTCGGAGGACAACGACGGACTGCCGTCCGAGCCTGCGTCAATCTCGCTCAAGTGGAAAAACGACCGCCCCTATCCGATTTTCGACGACCTTGAAGGCGGCACTGATAACTGGGGATACGGCTCCGACGGAATTGCGCCGGACTGGCGGCCGGTCACGACCGACTCGCACTCCGCGCCGACTTCGTTCGGCTATGAAGCGCCGTTCGGACAATACAACAGCGAAGGATTATGGTACTCCGGGCTTACGCCGGCCGCGGGACGTCAATGCGTGGATCTTGCGGGCGACGCGGTCGACGATCCGGTGCTTGCGTACTGGTTCAAGGCGGATTTGCCGGACGGTTTCGGCGGCGGGCTTTACCTTTACAACACTTGGGAAGGTTACATGTGGATCGGCGGATGGGCGAACGACCGGCCGGATTGGTACCAGGAGCTGTTCCCGCTGAACAACTACAAGGGATATTCGGGCGCGCTTTGCTGGTGGGCGTGGGGGAACGACCAGACAAACGGAATTGGCGCATGGCTGGACGACGTCGAAATCAACAACCGGTCCGTCGTTCTCAAATGGCCGGTGGTGGAGCAGGCCTCGATGAACCCGAGCGGGATATTCGGAAAGATCACGAATCAATACAGTGCGACGTTTTCGGTCAGCGGCCTTACCTATGTCGAAAGAGTGGAATACAGGCTGGATTACGCGCCTCTCGGCCGGGAGGATGAGTACGACCAATTGTTCCAAATCTCGGACGAGCCGTTCGGCGTCACTTTCAGCGTGGGAAACAACGCCCTTCCGAATCAAAGGGCGCAGGTTGTAGTGACGGCGTTCAACTCGAACGGGGATTCATCGATCCCTATTTCGCTTCCATTTTGGCTGTATAACCTAGTGGGCGATACCAACGGCGACGGGACGGTCGGCGAAGGTGATCTCGACGGCTTCTCGGATGTGCTTTTCCTGACGAGCGCCGACACCGGATTCAATCCGCTGTTCGACTGCAACGCGGACGGCGTGATAGACGAGCGGGATGCGGGCCAAATCGGTTACCGCTGGGGGGAAACTCTTTGA